A section of the Malania oleifera isolate guangnan ecotype guangnan chromosome 2, ASM2987363v1, whole genome shotgun sequence genome encodes:
- the LOC131149251 gene encoding pentatricopeptide repeat-containing protein At1g62350 isoform X2, whose translation MIHSRRGPADQRWSRGAFRMLRCTQTLLQKASPKNSLLPLSCLQILALSNHDEHADWLIRSISGSASSPSLSIWRRKKEMSKEGLIVVKELKRLQSNAIRLDRFMGSHVSRLLKSDLFAVLAEFQRQGQVFLCMKLYDVVRKEIWYRPDMFFYRDMLMMLARNRKVDEAKQVWVDLKREEVLFDQHTFGDIIRCFLDSGLPSEAMDIYDEMRQSPDPPISLPYRVILKGLVPYPELREKVKDDFLELFPNMIVYDPPEDLFEDQRSSTMEEDD comes from the exons ATGATCCACAGTCGTAGAGGACCAGCCGACCAGAGGTGGAGCCGTGGAG CCTTCAGAATGTTGCGTTGCACTCAGACTCTCCTTCAAAAAGCTTCACCTAAAAACTCTCTGCTGCCTCTCTCTTGTCTCCAAATCCTAGCTCTCTCAAACCATGATGAACATGCAGACTGGCTCATCCGCTCCATCTCTGGGTCAGCCTCCAGCCCAAGCCTGTCAATATGGAGGCGCAAGAAAGAGATGAGCAAAGAGGGCCTAATTGTCGTCAAAGAGCTCAAGAGGCTACAATCAAACGCCATCCGTCTGGACCGCTTCATGGGCTCCCATGTCTCTCGCCTCCTCAAGTCTGATCTCTTTGCCGTGCTTGCCGAATTTCAGAGGCAAGGCCAAGTATTTCTCTGTATGAAG TTATATGATGTGGTACGCAAGGAAATATGGTACCGGCCCGACATGTTCTTTTACAGAGACATGCTGATGATGCTTGCGAGGAATCGAAAAGTAGATGAAGCAAAGCAGGTGTGGGTTGATTTGAAGAGAGAGGAGGTTCTGTTTGATCAGCACACATTTGGGGACATTATACGGTGCTTTTTAGACAGTGGATTGCCTTCGGAAGCAATGGACATATATGATGAAATGAGACAATCTCCCGACCCCCCAATCTCATTACCTTATCGGGTCATATTGAAAGGTCTTGTCCCTTACCCAGAATTGAGGGAGAAGGTAAAGGATGACTTCTTAGAGCTTTTCCCTAATATGATTGTGTATGATCCCCCTGAAGACTTGTTTGAAGACCAACGATCGAGTACAATGGAAGAAGATGACTGA
- the LOC131149251 gene encoding pentatricopeptide repeat-containing protein At1g62350 isoform X3, with amino-acid sequence MIHSRRGPADQRWSRGVFSAFRMLRCTQTLLQKASPKNSLLPLSCLQILALSNHDEHADWLIRSISGSASSPSLSIWRRKKEMSKEGLIVVKELKRLQSNAIRLDRFMGSHVSRLLKSDLFAVLAEFQRQGQLYDVVRKEIWYRPDMFFYRDMLMMLARNRKVDEAKQVWVDLKREEVLFDQHTFGDIIRCFLDSGLPSEAMDIYDEMRQSPDPPISLPYRVILKGLVPYPELREKVKDDFLELFPNMIVYDPPEDLFEDQRSSTMEEDD; translated from the exons ATGATCCACAGTCGTAGAGGACCAGCCGACCAGAGGTGGAGCCGTGGAG TGTTTTCAGCCTTCAGAATGTTGCGTTGCACTCAGACTCTCCTTCAAAAAGCTTCACCTAAAAACTCTCTGCTGCCTCTCTCTTGTCTCCAAATCCTAGCTCTCTCAAACCATGATGAACATGCAGACTGGCTCATCCGCTCCATCTCTGGGTCAGCCTCCAGCCCAAGCCTGTCAATATGGAGGCGCAAGAAAGAGATGAGCAAAGAGGGCCTAATTGTCGTCAAAGAGCTCAAGAGGCTACAATCAAACGCCATCCGTCTGGACCGCTTCATGGGCTCCCATGTCTCTCGCCTCCTCAAGTCTGATCTCTTTGCCGTGCTTGCCGAATTTCAGAGGCAAGGCCAA TTATATGATGTGGTACGCAAGGAAATATGGTACCGGCCCGACATGTTCTTTTACAGAGACATGCTGATGATGCTTGCGAGGAATCGAAAAGTAGATGAAGCAAAGCAGGTGTGGGTTGATTTGAAGAGAGAGGAGGTTCTGTTTGATCAGCACACATTTGGGGACATTATACGGTGCTTTTTAGACAGTGGATTGCCTTCGGAAGCAATGGACATATATGATGAAATGAGACAATCTCCCGACCCCCCAATCTCATTACCTTATCGGGTCATATTGAAAGGTCTTGTCCCTTACCCAGAATTGAGGGAGAAGGTAAAGGATGACTTCTTAGAGCTTTTCCCTAATATGATTGTGTATGATCCCCCTGAAGACTTGTTTGAAGACCAACGATCGAGTACAATGGAAGAAGATGACTGA
- the LOC131149251 gene encoding pentatricopeptide repeat-containing protein At1g62350 isoform X4: MIHSRRGPADQRWSRGAFRMLRCTQTLLQKASPKNSLLPLSCLQILALSNHDEHADWLIRSISGSASSPSLSIWRRKKEMSKEGLIVVKELKRLQSNAIRLDRFMGSHVSRLLKSDLFAVLAEFQRQGQLYDVVRKEIWYRPDMFFYRDMLMMLARNRKVDEAKQVWVDLKREEVLFDQHTFGDIIRCFLDSGLPSEAMDIYDEMRQSPDPPISLPYRVILKGLVPYPELREKVKDDFLELFPNMIVYDPPEDLFEDQRSSTMEEDD; the protein is encoded by the exons ATGATCCACAGTCGTAGAGGACCAGCCGACCAGAGGTGGAGCCGTGGAG CCTTCAGAATGTTGCGTTGCACTCAGACTCTCCTTCAAAAAGCTTCACCTAAAAACTCTCTGCTGCCTCTCTCTTGTCTCCAAATCCTAGCTCTCTCAAACCATGATGAACATGCAGACTGGCTCATCCGCTCCATCTCTGGGTCAGCCTCCAGCCCAAGCCTGTCAATATGGAGGCGCAAGAAAGAGATGAGCAAAGAGGGCCTAATTGTCGTCAAAGAGCTCAAGAGGCTACAATCAAACGCCATCCGTCTGGACCGCTTCATGGGCTCCCATGTCTCTCGCCTCCTCAAGTCTGATCTCTTTGCCGTGCTTGCCGAATTTCAGAGGCAAGGCCAA TTATATGATGTGGTACGCAAGGAAATATGGTACCGGCCCGACATGTTCTTTTACAGAGACATGCTGATGATGCTTGCGAGGAATCGAAAAGTAGATGAAGCAAAGCAGGTGTGGGTTGATTTGAAGAGAGAGGAGGTTCTGTTTGATCAGCACACATTTGGGGACATTATACGGTGCTTTTTAGACAGTGGATTGCCTTCGGAAGCAATGGACATATATGATGAAATGAGACAATCTCCCGACCCCCCAATCTCATTACCTTATCGGGTCATATTGAAAGGTCTTGTCCCTTACCCAGAATTGAGGGAGAAGGTAAAGGATGACTTCTTAGAGCTTTTCCCTAATATGATTGTGTATGATCCCCCTGAAGACTTGTTTGAAGACCAACGATCGAGTACAATGGAAGAAGATGACTGA
- the LOC131149251 gene encoding pentatricopeptide repeat-containing protein At1g62350 isoform X1 has translation MIHSRRGPADQRWSRGVFSAFRMLRCTQTLLQKASPKNSLLPLSCLQILALSNHDEHADWLIRSISGSASSPSLSIWRRKKEMSKEGLIVVKELKRLQSNAIRLDRFMGSHVSRLLKSDLFAVLAEFQRQGQVFLCMKLYDVVRKEIWYRPDMFFYRDMLMMLARNRKVDEAKQVWVDLKREEVLFDQHTFGDIIRCFLDSGLPSEAMDIYDEMRQSPDPPISLPYRVILKGLVPYPELREKVKDDFLELFPNMIVYDPPEDLFEDQRSSTMEEDD, from the exons ATGATCCACAGTCGTAGAGGACCAGCCGACCAGAGGTGGAGCCGTGGAG TGTTTTCAGCCTTCAGAATGTTGCGTTGCACTCAGACTCTCCTTCAAAAAGCTTCACCTAAAAACTCTCTGCTGCCTCTCTCTTGTCTCCAAATCCTAGCTCTCTCAAACCATGATGAACATGCAGACTGGCTCATCCGCTCCATCTCTGGGTCAGCCTCCAGCCCAAGCCTGTCAATATGGAGGCGCAAGAAAGAGATGAGCAAAGAGGGCCTAATTGTCGTCAAAGAGCTCAAGAGGCTACAATCAAACGCCATCCGTCTGGACCGCTTCATGGGCTCCCATGTCTCTCGCCTCCTCAAGTCTGATCTCTTTGCCGTGCTTGCCGAATTTCAGAGGCAAGGCCAAGTATTTCTCTGTATGAAG TTATATGATGTGGTACGCAAGGAAATATGGTACCGGCCCGACATGTTCTTTTACAGAGACATGCTGATGATGCTTGCGAGGAATCGAAAAGTAGATGAAGCAAAGCAGGTGTGGGTTGATTTGAAGAGAGAGGAGGTTCTGTTTGATCAGCACACATTTGGGGACATTATACGGTGCTTTTTAGACAGTGGATTGCCTTCGGAAGCAATGGACATATATGATGAAATGAGACAATCTCCCGACCCCCCAATCTCATTACCTTATCGGGTCATATTGAAAGGTCTTGTCCCTTACCCAGAATTGAGGGAGAAGGTAAAGGATGACTTCTTAGAGCTTTTCCCTAATATGATTGTGTATGATCCCCCTGAAGACTTGTTTGAAGACCAACGATCGAGTACAATGGAAGAAGATGACTGA
- the LOC131149251 gene encoding pentatricopeptide repeat-containing protein At1g62350 isoform X5 has product MLRCTQTLLQKASPKNSLLPLSCLQILALSNHDEHADWLIRSISGSASSPSLSIWRRKKEMSKEGLIVVKELKRLQSNAIRLDRFMGSHVSRLLKSDLFAVLAEFQRQGQVFLCMKLYDVVRKEIWYRPDMFFYRDMLMMLARNRKVDEAKQVWVDLKREEVLFDQHTFGDIIRCFLDSGLPSEAMDIYDEMRQSPDPPISLPYRVILKGLVPYPELREKVKDDFLELFPNMIVYDPPEDLFEDQRSSTMEEDD; this is encoded by the exons ATGTTGCGTTGCACTCAGACTCTCCTTCAAAAAGCTTCACCTAAAAACTCTCTGCTGCCTCTCTCTTGTCTCCAAATCCTAGCTCTCTCAAACCATGATGAACATGCAGACTGGCTCATCCGCTCCATCTCTGGGTCAGCCTCCAGCCCAAGCCTGTCAATATGGAGGCGCAAGAAAGAGATGAGCAAAGAGGGCCTAATTGTCGTCAAAGAGCTCAAGAGGCTACAATCAAACGCCATCCGTCTGGACCGCTTCATGGGCTCCCATGTCTCTCGCCTCCTCAAGTCTGATCTCTTTGCCGTGCTTGCCGAATTTCAGAGGCAAGGCCAAGTATTTCTCTGTATGAAG TTATATGATGTGGTACGCAAGGAAATATGGTACCGGCCCGACATGTTCTTTTACAGAGACATGCTGATGATGCTTGCGAGGAATCGAAAAGTAGATGAAGCAAAGCAGGTGTGGGTTGATTTGAAGAGAGAGGAGGTTCTGTTTGATCAGCACACATTTGGGGACATTATACGGTGCTTTTTAGACAGTGGATTGCCTTCGGAAGCAATGGACATATATGATGAAATGAGACAATCTCCCGACCCCCCAATCTCATTACCTTATCGGGTCATATTGAAAGGTCTTGTCCCTTACCCAGAATTGAGGGAGAAGGTAAAGGATGACTTCTTAGAGCTTTTCCCTAATATGATTGTGTATGATCCCCCTGAAGACTTGTTTGAAGACCAACGATCGAGTACAATGGAAGAAGATGACTGA